Proteins encoded in a region of the Photobacterium profundum SS9 genome:
- the barA gene encoding two-component sensor histidine kinase BarA, with product MSRYGLRARVFTLTLAPTLIIGLLLSAFFTMSRYRDLEHQLISTGSSIIEPLAISSEYGMTDKNREAVRRLISYTHRKNSQIIRSIAVFDANNQLFVTSNFHRNFETLMYPTGQPIPLLLETRLSDNSLILRAPILAEGQFGSNNSNSYQGKALGYIALELDLSALRLQQYQEVFTALMVLLFGLTLSSLFAYRLMQDVTRPISHMVSVVDRIRRGHLDIRIEGQLLGELDTLKNGINAMAISLSEYHIEMQQSIDQATSDLRETLEQLEIQNVELDIAKKRAQEAARVKSEFLANMSHELRTPLNGVIGFTRQMLKTRLSSSQHDYLLTIEKSANNLLTIINDILDFSKLEAGKLLLENIPFDFTESLDEVMRLLAPSAHEKGLELTLKVDDRIPAGLIGDPLRIQQVVTNLIGNAVKFTERGNIDVSVELKASKDESIELQFTVRDTGIGISERQQAQLFQAFSQADASISRRYGGTGLGLVITQKLVTQMGGEISLTSRLHQGSTFWFSLSMLKTDLPVSQPIDTTALVGQKVLLIEPNMQAASIVQQRLIKAGMFVTYRSTMPEEVEHHQFALICLPPGQQPPIAILLDRVFKAEQVTDKVIISLPTTELALSERLINAGVSACLGKPLSHRKLFEVLNNKPDDIFEPELLSLPETAQKIEPLTVMAVDDNPANLKLISALLSERVETVITATGGRKAVEYAHQKAFDLIFMDIQMPEMDGVTACEAIHKTELNHSTPVIAVTAHAMPGERERLINAGMDDYLTKPIEEHILQQILAKWNQPPENEHNQNTIIDLEPDVISTQQHPIQDNKDISWDWDLALKQAAGKEDLAKDMLQMLLDFMPEVEMLVNEALDGKDIELWPPIHKLHGSCAYSGVPRLKSLCYTIETQLKANATVADIEPELFELMDEMNHVVKASKAFRNR from the coding sequence ATGAGCAGATACGGACTTCGTGCCAGGGTCTTCACCCTGACATTAGCACCAACACTAATTATAGGCCTATTATTGAGTGCCTTCTTCACGATGAGCCGCTATCGAGATCTTGAGCACCAGCTGATTTCTACGGGTTCTAGTATCATCGAACCTTTAGCTATTTCATCTGAATATGGGATGACAGACAAGAACCGTGAAGCAGTGCGCCGTCTGATCAGCTACACCCATAGAAAGAACTCTCAAATCATTCGAAGCATTGCGGTTTTTGATGCGAATAATCAGTTATTTGTGACCTCTAATTTTCATCGTAATTTTGAAACCTTGATGTACCCTACGGGTCAACCTATCCCATTATTACTTGAAACACGATTAAGTGATAACTCACTGATATTACGAGCACCTATATTAGCTGAAGGGCAGTTTGGCAGTAACAATTCGAACAGTTATCAAGGTAAAGCATTAGGCTACATAGCACTAGAATTAGACCTTAGCGCCTTGCGCCTACAACAGTATCAAGAAGTCTTCACCGCTTTAATGGTATTACTGTTTGGGCTAACGCTCTCTTCATTATTTGCGTACCGCTTGATGCAAGATGTAACCCGCCCTATTTCGCATATGGTGAGTGTAGTCGATAGAATTCGACGAGGGCACCTCGACATTCGAATTGAAGGGCAACTGCTTGGTGAGCTGGATACGCTTAAAAATGGTATCAATGCCATGGCTATCTCGCTGTCTGAATACCATATCGAAATGCAACAAAGCATCGATCAGGCTACTTCTGATTTACGAGAAACGCTTGAACAGCTAGAGATTCAAAACGTTGAACTGGATATTGCGAAAAAACGCGCTCAGGAAGCAGCACGTGTAAAATCGGAATTTTTAGCCAATATGTCGCACGAACTGCGAACACCACTCAACGGTGTTATTGGCTTTACCCGTCAAATGCTAAAAACGCGATTGAGTTCAAGCCAGCACGATTATTTGCTTACCATTGAAAAATCCGCCAATAACCTCTTAACCATCATTAATGACATCCTCGACTTCTCTAAATTGGAAGCGGGCAAGTTGTTGCTTGAAAATATTCCATTCGACTTCACTGAATCACTTGATGAAGTCATGCGATTACTGGCACCAAGTGCACACGAAAAAGGGCTTGAGCTAACACTGAAGGTTGATGATCGTATTCCTGCTGGCTTAATTGGCGATCCGTTGCGTATTCAGCAGGTTGTCACGAATTTGATCGGTAATGCCGTGAAGTTTACCGAACGGGGTAATATTGATGTTTCTGTTGAATTAAAAGCCAGCAAAGATGAAAGCATCGAGCTGCAATTTACCGTTCGTGATACAGGTATTGGTATTTCTGAGCGCCAACAAGCCCAATTATTCCAAGCCTTTAGCCAAGCAGATGCCAGTATATCCCGACGCTATGGTGGTACAGGGTTAGGGCTGGTTATTACCCAGAAACTAGTCACGCAGATGGGTGGAGAGATCAGCCTAACCAGTCGCTTACATCAAGGATCAACATTCTGGTTCTCATTAAGCATGCTGAAAACCGATCTTCCGGTCTCTCAACCAATCGATACCACCGCGTTGGTAGGTCAGAAAGTATTGTTGATCGAACCAAACATGCAGGCGGCATCTATAGTGCAGCAGCGCCTTATTAAAGCAGGCATGTTTGTGACTTATCGTTCCACCATGCCTGAAGAGGTAGAGCATCATCAGTTCGCCTTAATTTGTTTGCCTCCTGGTCAGCAGCCACCTATCGCAATACTCTTGGATCGCGTATTCAAAGCGGAGCAAGTCACTGATAAAGTGATTATCAGCCTGCCAACCACTGAATTGGCCTTATCAGAACGTCTGATCAATGCAGGGGTATCTGCGTGTTTAGGTAAACCTCTCTCGCATCGCAAGCTGTTTGAAGTACTGAATAATAAACCCGATGACATTTTTGAACCTGAGCTATTATCATTACCAGAAACCGCTCAAAAAATTGAGCCTCTCACCGTAATGGCTGTTGATGATAACCCTGCCAACTTGAAGCTCATCTCTGCCTTATTAAGTGAACGTGTCGAAACAGTTATTACTGCAACAGGCGGTAGAAAAGCGGTTGAGTACGCGCATCAAAAAGCATTTGATCTGATCTTTATGGATATTCAAATGCCTGAAATGGACGGTGTAACGGCATGTGAAGCGATTCACAAAACAGAATTAAACCATTCAACACCTGTCATTGCAGTAACAGCGCATGCTATGCCTGGCGAGCGTGAGCGTTTAATTAATGCTGGTATGGATGATTACTTAACCAAGCCTATCGAAGAGCATATTCTTCAGCAAATTTTGGCGAAGTGGAATCAACCACCCGAAAATGAACACAACCAGAATACTATTATTGATCTTGAACCCGACGTAATTTCGACGCAGCAACACCCGATTCAAGACAACAAAGATATCAGCTGGGATTGGGATTTAGCACTGAAGCAAGCAGCAGGAAAAGAAGATCTTGCCAAAGACATGCTGCAAATGCTGCTCGATTTCATGCCTGAGGTTGAAATGCTGGTCAATGAAGCGCTGGATGGGAAAGACATAGAGTTATGGCCACCGATTCACAAACTGCATGGTAGCTGTGCATACAGTGGTGTACCTCGATTGAAGAGCTTATGTTACACCATCGAAACACAGCTTAAAGCCAATGCAACGGTCGCAGATATCGAACCTGAGCTCTTTGAGTTAATGGATGAGATGAACCACGTTGTAAAAGCCTCTAAGGCATTTAGAAACAGGTAA
- the rnc gene encoding ribonuclease III, with the protein MTSPANRLQRRLGYQFNSSELMTLSLTHRSANGKHNERLEFLGDSILSFVIADDLYHRFPHVDEGDMSRMRATLVRGKTLAELGREFELGDYLLLGPGELKSGGFRRDSILADCVEAIIGAIYLDSDTEQVRKVILSWYQSRLETIQPGINQKDPKTRLQECLQGRRLALPAYTVTKVHGEAHNQEFTVQCEVTGLDKPVIGKGSSRRKAEQAAAELALKQLES; encoded by the coding sequence ATGACATCTCCTGCGAATAGGCTCCAGCGTAGGCTGGGGTATCAATTTAATAGTAGCGAATTGATGACATTATCACTGACACACCGCAGTGCTAATGGAAAGCATAACGAACGCTTAGAATTTTTAGGCGATTCGATCTTAAGCTTTGTTATTGCCGATGACTTATATCACCGTTTTCCTCATGTGGATGAAGGTGATATGAGCCGTATGCGAGCAACGCTGGTTCGTGGTAAAACGCTCGCTGAGTTGGGCCGTGAATTTGAACTTGGTGATTATTTATTACTGGGTCCTGGTGAACTGAAAAGTGGCGGATTCCGTCGTGATTCAATTCTAGCAGATTGCGTAGAAGCGATTATCGGTGCAATTTATCTGGACAGTGATACGGAACAGGTACGTAAGGTTATTCTATCTTGGTATCAGTCTCGTCTTGAAACGATTCAACCTGGCATTAACCAGAAAGATCCTAAAACACGTCTGCAAGAGTGTTTACAAGGTCGTCGTTTAGCACTTCCAGCGTATACTGTAACTAAGGTGCATGGTGAAGCTCATAATCAAGAGTTCACGGTGCAATGTGAAGTGACGGGCTTGGATAAGCCTGTTATTGGTAAAGGCAGCAGTCGGCGCAAGGCAGAGCAGGCAGCAGCAGAACTTGCGCTTAAGCAGTTGGAATCATGA
- the lepB gene encoding signal peptidase I, whose translation MANTFSLILVLATLFTGLIWALDRFVWAPKRQLKIDAAASNAGDQVDVKTLETVAPQPSWIESTSSMFPVIALIMVFRSFVYEPFQIPSGSMMPTLLIGDFILVEKFAYGLRDPVFRHKLIETSEPERGDVVVFKYPPQPNIDYIKRVVGMPGDTVRYSADKQICIAPKGTADCTFVPLTNMADSEFTQNMTRLVQFNEKLGDADHQILVNPLKRDRTLAYQPRPGITEWVVPEGHYFMMGDNRDNSADSRYWGFVPEANLVGKAVAIWISFEFERSADSALPSWIPTDVRFNRIGSIN comes from the coding sequence ATGGCTAATACTTTTTCGTTAATTTTGGTACTTGCGACATTATTTACCGGGCTCATTTGGGCTCTTGATAGGTTTGTCTGGGCGCCAAAGCGTCAATTGAAAATTGATGCGGCAGCTTCAAATGCTGGCGATCAAGTAGATGTTAAAACCCTAGAAACCGTAGCACCGCAACCGAGCTGGATAGAATCAACTAGCTCTATGTTTCCGGTGATTGCGCTTATAATGGTATTTCGCTCATTTGTTTATGAGCCGTTCCAGATCCCATCCGGCTCGATGATGCCAACGCTACTTATTGGTGATTTCATCTTGGTTGAGAAATTCGCATACGGTTTGCGCGATCCTGTTTTCCGTCATAAGTTGATTGAAACAAGTGAACCTGAACGTGGCGATGTTGTGGTCTTTAAATACCCACCTCAACCGAATATTGATTACATTAAACGTGTAGTCGGTATGCCTGGCGATACTGTTCGTTACAGCGCAGATAAGCAAATTTGTATTGCGCCGAAAGGCACTGCAGATTGTACCTTTGTGCCGTTAACCAATATGGCTGACAGTGAGTTCACTCAAAATATGACGCGTTTAGTGCAATTTAATGAAAAGTTGGGTGATGCAGATCATCAAATTTTAGTGAATCCATTAAAACGTGACCGTACGTTGGCTTACCAGCCTCGTCCGGGAATCACTGAGTGGGTTGTGCCTGAAGGACACTACTTTATGATGGGTGATAATCGCGATAATAGTGCAGACAGTCGTTACTGGGGCTTTGTGCCAGAAGCGAACTTAGTCGGAAAGGCGGTCGCGATCTGGATCAGCTTTGAGTTTGAACGAAGTGCTGATAGTGCACTACCATCTTGGATTCCTACTGATGTGCGTTTTAACCGCATCGGTAGCATAAACTGA
- the acpS gene encoding holo-ACP synthase — translation MAIIGLGTDIADIERVDKVFARSGDAFAERILAPSELVIYHSLKLKARYLAKRFAVKEAASKALGTGIACGVSFQDFIVSNDERGKPLLSLSGKAAELAESMGVKHVHLTLADEKRYAVATVILES, via the coding sequence ATGGCGATTATCGGATTGGGCACAGACATTGCTGATATTGAACGGGTAGATAAAGTTTTTGCCCGTTCTGGTGATGCTTTTGCTGAACGTATTCTTGCGCCCTCCGAGTTGGTGATTTACCACAGCCTCAAGTTGAAAGCCCGTTACTTAGCCAAGCGATTTGCGGTTAAAGAAGCGGCGTCGAAAGCCTTGGGCACTGGCATTGCGTGTGGCGTATCCTTTCAAGATTTTATCGTCAGTAATGATGAACGCGGTAAGCCTTTACTCTCCTTATCGGGAAAGGCTGCAGAGTTGGCAGAGAGCATGGGTGTGAAACATGTGCACCTGACTTTAGCTGATGAAAAGCGGTATGCCGTTGCAACGGTTATTCTTGAAAGCTAG
- the rseB gene encoding sigma-E factor regulatory protein RseB — MIKILVGAVTLVSLLMPIQASAEEPIVSAEALLHQMNEASRDLSYELSYILIKKNSIEPLRYRHAVEDGKTYAHLIYLSGPPREVIQRGREVSYFEPGLDPFTIDSNKMVAPLPPVMKTNIHELSDFYDFISMGRAREVGVACDVIRVAPKDGTRYSYLLWIDTRSHLVMRADLLDRDGEPLEQYRAVSYVVNQKVGEVLKNLSTVDLPAVVQLPPQPQADLGWSVNWLPQGFESVSRNRHRLVLTERPVESKMYSDGLFSLSIYVSDADNYTVREQLVRQGRRTLHSNVVGDKEVTVVGDIPPATARRIAESITFAKAPVVIPTAEGTKP; from the coding sequence ATGATTAAAATTCTGGTCGGTGCCGTGACACTGGTCAGCCTATTGATGCCAATACAAGCCTCTGCTGAAGAACCTATAGTTTCAGCAGAGGCTTTGTTGCATCAAATGAATGAGGCTAGTAGAGACCTCAGTTATGAGCTCTCTTACATACTAATTAAGAAAAATAGTATTGAACCGCTGCGTTATCGCCATGCTGTAGAAGATGGTAAAACGTATGCACATCTTATTTACCTTAGTGGCCCACCACGTGAGGTGATTCAGCGTGGTCGTGAAGTCAGTTATTTTGAACCGGGGTTAGATCCGTTCACAATCGACAGCAATAAAATGGTGGCACCGTTGCCTCCAGTCATGAAAACAAATATTCATGAATTGTCGGATTTCTATGATTTCATATCGATGGGACGTGCGCGTGAAGTCGGTGTGGCTTGTGATGTTATACGCGTTGCTCCCAAAGATGGGACGCGTTACTCCTACTTATTGTGGATAGATACACGTAGCCATTTAGTGATGCGTGCTGATTTGCTGGATCGTGACGGTGAACCATTAGAACAGTATCGTGCTGTTTCTTATGTGGTTAACCAAAAAGTCGGGGAAGTACTTAAGAATTTGAGTACGGTTGATTTACCGGCTGTTGTACAACTACCACCACAGCCTCAAGCTGATCTTGGTTGGTCGGTGAATTGGTTGCCTCAAGGTTTTGAGTCTGTCTCACGTAATCGCCATCGCTTGGTGTTAACAGAAAGGCCCGTTGAAAGTAAAATGTACAGTGACGGGCTATTCAGCCTTTCTATCTACGTTTCTGATGCTGACAACTATACTGTACGTGAGCAGCTTGTAAGGCAAGGTCGTCGTACTTTGCATAGCAATGTCGTCGGAGATAAAGAAGTGACTGTCGTTGGTGATATTCCGCCAGCCACTGCACGACGTATTGCTGAGTCGATTACGTTCGCTAAAGCCCCAGTTGTAATTCCGACTGCCGAGGGTACTAAGCCATGA
- the lepA gene encoding translation elongation factor 4, with protein sequence MKHIRNFSIIAHIDHGKSTLSDRLIQVCGGLSNREMSAQVLDSMDLERERGITIKAQSVTLDYTAKDGETYQLNFIDTPGHVDFSYEVSRSLAACEGALLVVDAGQGVEAQTLANCYTAMEMDLEVVPILNKIDLPAADPERVAEEIEDIVGIDAIDATRCSAKTGLGVEDVLENIVAAIPPPEGDPEGPLQALIIDSWFDNYLGIVSLVRVKNGSLKKNAKIKMMSTGQVWNIDRLGIFTPKQIDTTELNTGEVGWVVCGIKDILGAPVGDTITTAKDGSETPLPGFKKVKPQVYAGLFPISSDDYENFRDALGKLSLNDASLFYEPESSTALGFGFRCGFLGMLHMEIIQERLEREYNLELITTAPTVVYEVETTRNGTVYVDSPSKLPAVNDIEVIGEPIARCNILVPSEYLGNVITLCIEKRGMQVDMIYHGNQVALTYDIPMSEVVLDFFDRLKSTSRGYASLDYNFQRYEPSNMVRVDVMINGERVDALAIITHKDHANGRGRDLVDKMKEFIPRQMFDIAIQAAIGGMIIARATVKQLRKNVIAKCYGGDISRKKKLLQKQKAGKKRMKQIGNVELPQEAFLAILHVGKK encoded by the coding sequence ATGAAGCACATTCGTAACTTTTCGATTATTGCACATATCGACCATGGTAAGTCGACCTTATCCGACCGTCTAATTCAAGTCTGTGGTGGCCTTTCCAATCGTGAAATGTCTGCGCAGGTTTTAGATTCCATGGATCTTGAACGCGAACGCGGTATCACTATCAAAGCCCAGAGTGTAACACTCGACTATACGGCTAAAGATGGTGAAACTTATCAGCTTAATTTCATCGATACACCAGGACACGTTGACTTCTCATACGAAGTATCGCGTTCATTAGCAGCCTGTGAAGGGGCTTTGCTGGTGGTTGATGCCGGTCAGGGCGTTGAAGCTCAGACATTAGCTAACTGTTATACAGCGATGGAAATGGACCTAGAAGTGGTGCCGATTTTGAATAAAATCGACTTACCAGCTGCTGATCCAGAGCGTGTAGCAGAAGAAATAGAAGATATTGTAGGTATCGATGCGATAGATGCAACGCGCTGTTCTGCGAAAACAGGCTTAGGCGTTGAAGATGTCCTTGAAAACATCGTTGCTGCTATTCCACCACCAGAAGGTGATCCTGAAGGTCCGTTACAAGCCTTGATCATTGACTCATGGTTCGATAATTATTTAGGCATTGTGTCTTTGGTTCGAGTTAAAAACGGCTCACTAAAGAAAAATGCAAAAATTAAGATGATGAGTACAGGTCAGGTTTGGAATATTGACCGTCTGGGTATCTTTACGCCTAAGCAAATCGATACAACTGAGCTGAATACTGGTGAAGTAGGTTGGGTTGTTTGTGGTATTAAAGACATCTTAGGTGCACCGGTTGGTGATACGATCACTACGGCTAAAGATGGCAGTGAAACCCCCTTACCTGGTTTTAAGAAAGTGAAACCTCAGGTTTATGCGGGTCTATTCCCTATATCTTCTGATGATTACGAGAACTTCCGTGACGCACTGGGTAAATTAAGCCTAAACGACGCATCTTTGTTCTATGAACCAGAAAGTTCTACTGCACTTGGTTTTGGTTTCCGTTGTGGTTTCCTTGGCATGTTGCACATGGAAATCATTCAAGAACGCTTAGAACGTGAATACAATCTTGAGCTTATTACAACGGCACCAACGGTTGTTTATGAAGTAGAAACGACACGCAACGGCACCGTTTATGTTGATAGCCCATCAAAGCTACCAGCAGTCAATGATATTGAAGTCATTGGTGAGCCAATTGCACGTTGTAATATATTGGTACCATCAGAATACCTAGGTAATGTGATTACCTTGTGTATTGAAAAACGTGGTATGCAAGTCGATATGATTTATCATGGAAACCAAGTTGCGCTGACATACGATATTCCGATGTCAGAAGTAGTATTGGATTTCTTTGACCGTTTGAAGTCGACATCACGTGGTTATGCATCGCTAGATTACAACTTCCAGCGTTACGAACCATCAAACATGGTACGTGTTGATGTAATGATCAACGGCGAACGTGTAGATGCACTTGCTATTATTACGCACAAAGACCATGCGAATGGTCGCGGTCGTGATTTAGTCGATAAAATGAAGGAATTCATTCCTCGTCAGATGTTTGATATCGCGATTCAAGCGGCGATTGGCGGTATGATTATTGCCCGTGCAACCGTTAAGCAGTTACGTAAAAACGTTATTGCTAAGTGTTACGGTGGCGATATCAGTCGTAAGAAGAAACTGCTACAGAAGCAGAAAGCTGGTAAGAAACGTATGAAGCAGATCGGTAATGTCGAGCTACCTCAAGAAGCGTTCTTAGCTATTTTACATGTAGGTAAAAAATAA
- a CDS encoding SoxR reducing system RseC family protein, producing the protein MMRTLATVIAVEQGSVTVSCQQQTSCGHCASRDNCGTGIVTKAIPGRAHQVTLATDKPLTIGEIVEIGLSEKSMLSSALLVYIVPLLFLVLGAVVGQWWFVDLAGTSELGVIITSMVSAAIGLLLARQYAKRLDGNSDYEPSLIRVLGQPLSSDKMINAASKDSE; encoded by the coding sequence ATGATGCGTACGCTGGCAACGGTTATTGCCGTTGAACAAGGCAGTGTAACTGTCAGTTGTCAGCAACAAACCAGTTGTGGCCATTGTGCTTCACGTGATAATTGTGGAACAGGTATTGTGACCAAAGCAATCCCTGGGCGAGCACACCAAGTCACGTTAGCGACGGACAAGCCACTAACGATTGGTGAAATTGTTGAAATTGGATTATCAGAAAAAAGTATGCTGAGTTCTGCACTGCTAGTGTACATTGTGCCGTTACTGTTCCTAGTGTTGGGGGCGGTTGTAGGGCAGTGGTGGTTTGTTGACTTAGCAGGCACCAGTGAACTCGGTGTCATCATTACATCTATGGTCAGTGCAGCTATTGGGCTGCTACTTGCGCGGCAATATGCTAAGCGTTTAGACGGCAATTCGGACTATGAGCCGAGCCTGATTCGGGTATTGGGGCAACCACTATCATCAGATAAGATGATAAATGCTGCATCGAAAGATAGCGAGTAG
- the era gene encoding GTPase Era, which translates to MTEKQHCGFIAIVGRPNVGKSTLLNRLVGQKLSITSRKPQTTRHRIMGVDTRDGYQAVFIDTPGLHIEEKRTINRLMNRAASSSLTDVELVLFLVDGTMWTADDEMVLNKLKKSELPTVLLINKVDNVKEKGDLFPHLDALSKKMDFVDVVPISAKKGTNVDAVEKIVRAHIPEGEYYFPEDYVTDRSQRFMASEIIREKLMRFLGEELPYSVTVEIERFDYNPKMDGFDINGLIFVERKGQKKMVIGKNGEKMKVIGREARIDMEDLFGRKVYLELWVKVKSGWADDERALRSLGYTDDL; encoded by the coding sequence ATGACAGAGAAGCAACATTGCGGCTTTATAGCCATCGTAGGCCGACCTAACGTTGGTAAATCGACTCTACTTAACCGTTTGGTTGGGCAGAAGCTTTCTATTACTTCACGTAAACCACAAACCACACGTCACCGTATTATGGGTGTAGATACCCGTGACGGTTACCAAGCTGTGTTTATCGATACTCCTGGTCTTCACATTGAAGAAAAGCGTACGATTAACCGTTTGATGAACCGTGCAGCAAGCAGCTCATTGACTGATGTTGAATTAGTATTGTTCTTAGTCGACGGTACTATGTGGACCGCTGATGATGAAATGGTGCTGAATAAGCTTAAAAAAAGTGAGCTTCCTACAGTACTATTGATCAACAAAGTTGATAACGTTAAAGAAAAAGGCGATTTATTCCCGCATTTAGATGCGTTATCGAAGAAGATGGACTTTGTGGATGTGGTGCCAATTTCTGCGAAAAAGGGTACTAACGTTGATGCGGTAGAAAAAATTGTACGTGCTCATATTCCTGAAGGTGAATATTACTTCCCTGAAGATTATGTGACTGACCGTTCACAGCGCTTCATGGCATCTGAAATCATTCGTGAAAAACTGATGCGTTTCTTGGGCGAAGAACTTCCTTATTCTGTTACGGTTGAAATCGAGCGTTTTGATTACAATCCTAAGATGGATGGTTTTGATATCAACGGATTGATTTTTGTTGAGCGTAAAGGCCAGAAGAAAATGGTTATCGGTAAAAACGGCGAGAAGATGAAAGTCATCGGTCGTGAAGCCCGTATTGATATGGAAGATTTATTCGGACGTAAAGTGTACCTAGAACTATGGGTTAAAGTGAAATCCGGATGGGCAGATGACGAACGTGCATTGCGCAGCCTAGGTTACACCGACGATCTATAA
- the recO gene encoding DNA repair protein RecO, which translates to MEGLQRCFVLHYRPYSETSLILDVFSEDYGRLTILSKGARRKRSNLKGTLQPFTPLFMKWTGRGSMKTLTHAEPISISLPMRGYILYSAFYLNEVLVRVLENDTPYPVLFMDYLNALRELAQADNPEPALRRFELALLHHLGYGIDFLHCAGSGLPIDDLMTYHYREQKGFIASMMTGHFTFTGNQLLAIAARRFETPDQLKAAKRFTRIALKPYLGGKPLKSRELFIPRTRNIGK; encoded by the coding sequence ATGGAGGGGCTACAGCGTTGTTTTGTCCTTCACTATCGTCCATATAGTGAGACGAGTCTGATCCTTGATGTTTTCAGTGAGGATTATGGCCGTCTTACTATTTTGTCGAAAGGTGCGCGACGAAAGCGTTCCAATCTAAAAGGCACCCTTCAGCCTTTTACCCCTCTGTTTATGAAGTGGACCGGCCGTGGATCAATGAAAACATTGACCCACGCCGAGCCTATTAGTATTAGTCTGCCTATGCGCGGCTACATTCTCTATTCGGCATTTTACCTTAACGAGGTATTGGTCCGAGTGCTTGAAAACGACACCCCTTATCCTGTGCTGTTTATGGATTATTTGAATGCCTTACGTGAGTTAGCGCAAGCGGATAACCCAGAGCCTGCATTGCGACGCTTCGAATTAGCCTTATTGCATCACCTTGGTTATGGCATTGATTTTCTTCATTGTGCTGGTAGTGGTTTACCGATTGATGATCTTATGACGTATCACTATCGAGAGCAAAAAGGTTTCATTGCTTCAATGATGACCGGGCACTTCACTTTTACTGGTAATCAATTACTGGCAATTGCTGCTCGACGCTTTGAAACCCCAGATCAGCTCAAGGCCGCAAAACGCTTTACACGGATAGCCTTAAAGCCGTATCTTGGCGGGAAACCATTAAAAAGTAGGGAGTTGTTTATCCCTCGAACAAGGAATATCGGAAAATGA
- the pdxJ gene encoding pyridoxine 5'-phosphate synthase, producing MNNILLGVNIDHIATLRNARGTRYPDPVHAAEVAERAGADGITVHLREDRRHINDRDVRILKETIQTRMNLEMAVTDEMVSIALDTKPEFVCLVPEKREELTTEGGLDVAGQLEKIKAATQKLTDAGIKVSLFIDADRAQIDATLACGAPFVELHTGHYADAETEEAQQAELEKIASAATYAHGLGIKVNAGHGLTYHNVKPIAALPELYELNIGHSIISRAAFDGLNKAVADMKVEMLDARR from the coding sequence ATGAACAACATACTTCTTGGTGTCAATATCGATCATATTGCAACGTTACGTAATGCTCGTGGTACGCGTTACCCAGATCCTGTACATGCCGCTGAAGTTGCAGAGCGTGCAGGCGCAGATGGTATTACGGTTCACCTACGTGAAGACCGTCGTCATATTAATGATCGTGATGTTCGTATCCTGAAAGAAACCATTCAAACACGTATGAATTTAGAAATGGCAGTGACTGATGAGATGGTAAGCATCGCACTAGACACTAAACCTGAATTCGTATGTTTAGTACCAGAGAAACGTGAAGAGTTGACCACTGAAGGCGGTTTAGACGTTGCAGGTCAGCTAGAAAAAATTAAAGCGGCGACGCAAAAGCTAACAGACGCGGGTATTAAAGTATCGTTGTTCATCGATGCAGATCGCGCGCAAATTGACGCAACCTTGGCGTGTGGCGCCCCATTTGTTGAGCTGCATACGGGTCACTATGCCGATGCTGAAACAGAAGAAGCTCAGCAAGCTGAACTAGAGAAAATTGCGTCAGCGGCGACTTACGCGCACGGTTTAGGCATTAAAGTGAACGCGGGTCATGGCCTGACGTACCACAACGTAAAGCCAATAGCGGCACTACCTGAACTGTACGAGTTGAATATTGGTCACTCGATCATTAGCCGTGCAGCTTTCGATGGCTTGAACAAAGCTGTCGCTGACATGAAAGTAGAAATGCTGGACGCGCGTCGTTAA